In one window of Hymenobacter nivis DNA:
- the sdaAB gene encoding L-serine ammonia-lyase, iron-sulfur-dependent subunit beta, with amino-acid sequence MAEKSSIFDMIGPVMIGPSSSHTAGVVRIARAAIRILGAVPTEAVVTFYNSFARTYEGHGSDRAIVAGLLGYLPDDVRIRTAFDHTAEAGLHYTFQSVGNASTMHPNTIKLNLLDGTTGRRVEVVGQSRGGGVIRIVEVDGFPADFSGALHTLIVDARDEPGSIAFIASVIARDDCNIATMFVSRKGKNDAARQFIEMDSPVKDLTLAYLRALGWVQHITYIPTLE; translated from the coding sequence ATGGCAGAAAAATCCAGTATTTTCGACATGATCGGCCCCGTGATGATCGGGCCTAGTTCATCGCACACGGCCGGGGTGGTCCGCATTGCGCGGGCCGCCATCCGCATTTTGGGGGCCGTGCCCACCGAGGCGGTGGTCACGTTCTATAACTCGTTTGCCCGCACTTACGAGGGCCACGGCTCTGACCGCGCCATTGTGGCCGGGCTGCTGGGCTACCTGCCCGACGACGTGCGCATCCGCACGGCCTTCGACCACACCGCCGAAGCCGGCCTGCACTACACGTTTCAGAGCGTGGGCAACGCCTCCACTATGCACCCCAACACCATCAAGCTCAACCTGCTCGACGGGACCACCGGCCGCCGGGTGGAGGTGGTGGGCCAGAGCCGCGGGGGCGGCGTGATCCGCATCGTGGAGGTCGACGGCTTCCCGGCCGACTTCTCCGGGGCCCTGCACACGCTCATCGTGGACGCCCGTGACGAGCCGGGCTCCATCGCCTTTATTGCGTCGGTGATTGCGCGCGACGACTGCAATATCGCCACCATGTTTGTGAGCCGCAAAGGCAAAAACGACGCCGCCCGCCAGTTTATTGAGATGGACAGCCCCGTGAAAGACCTGACCCTGGCCTACTTGCGCGCCCTGGGCTGGGTGCAGCACATCACCTACATCCCCACGCTGGAGTAG
- the aspA gene encoding aspartate ammonia-lyase, with the protein MSTSRIEHDFLGERALPNNVYYGIQTLRALENFRITGIPIRSEPLFVQALAYVKKGAALANKELGVLDPAIADAIVAACDRVAAGEFDDQFLTDMIQGGAGTSVNMNANEVIANVALEALGHPKGDYQYCHPNNDVNCSQSTNDAYPTAFRIALNNKLVGYREALGALAEAFAAKGAEFHNVLKMGRTQLQDAVPMNMGDEFHAFATNLREELLRIDDSRRLISEINMGATAIGTGVNTPPGYAGLVTQHLRAVTGLDLLLAGDLIEATYDTGAYVQLSGVLKRTAVKLSKICNDLRLLSSGPRCGINEINLPALQPGSSIMPGKVNPVVPEVVNQTAFYVIGADLTVTMAAEAGQLQLNVMEPVISFALFTSISYLTNACDTLREKCVVGITANAAHAAALVHNSIGIVTQLNPVLGYEASASIAKEALATGKSVHDIAVTERQLLTQAKWDEIFTFENLIRPVFMQ; encoded by the coding sequence ATGAGCACCTCCCGCATCGAGCACGATTTCCTGGGCGAGCGCGCCCTTCCCAACAACGTGTATTACGGCATCCAGACGCTGCGGGCGCTGGAAAACTTCCGCATCACGGGCATCCCCATTCGCTCCGAGCCGCTATTTGTGCAGGCGCTGGCCTACGTGAAAAAGGGCGCGGCCTTGGCCAACAAGGAGTTGGGCGTACTCGATCCGGCCATTGCCGATGCCATCGTGGCGGCCTGCGACCGGGTGGCGGCGGGCGAATTCGACGACCAGTTCCTGACCGACATGATCCAGGGGGGGGCGGGCACGTCGGTGAACATGAACGCCAACGAGGTGATTGCCAACGTGGCCCTGGAGGCGCTGGGCCATCCCAAGGGCGACTACCAATACTGCCACCCCAACAACGACGTCAACTGCTCGCAGAGCACCAACGACGCCTACCCCACCGCCTTCCGCATTGCCCTCAACAACAAGCTGGTGGGCTACCGCGAGGCCCTGGGGGCCCTGGCCGAGGCCTTCGCCGCCAAGGGTGCGGAATTCCACAACGTGCTGAAAATGGGTCGCACTCAGCTACAAGATGCTGTGCCGATGAACATGGGCGACGAGTTTCACGCCTTCGCCACCAACCTGCGCGAGGAGCTGCTGCGCATTGACGATTCGCGCCGGCTCATCTCCGAAATCAACATGGGGGCCACCGCCATCGGCACCGGCGTGAACACGCCGCCCGGCTATGCGGGCCTCGTCACGCAGCACCTGCGCGCCGTCACGGGCCTGGATTTGCTGCTGGCCGGCGACCTCATCGAGGCCACCTACGACACGGGGGCCTACGTGCAGCTCTCGGGCGTGCTGAAGCGCACAGCGGTGAAGCTGAGCAAGATTTGCAACGACTTGCGCCTGCTCTCGTCGGGGCCCCGGTGTGGCATCAACGAGATTAACCTGCCGGCCTTGCAGCCCGGCTCCAGCATCATGCCGGGCAAAGTGAACCCGGTAGTGCCCGAGGTGGTGAACCAGACGGCCTTCTACGTCATCGGGGCCGACCTTACGGTGACGATGGCCGCCGAGGCCGGCCAGTTGCAGCTTAACGTGATGGAGCCGGTCATTTCCTTCGCCCTGTTCACTTCCATTTCGTACCTCACCAACGCCTGCGATACGCTACGCGAGAAATGCGTGGTGGGCATCACGGCCAACGCTGCGCACGCCGCGGCCCTGGTGCACAACAGCATCGGCATCGTCACGCAGCTCAACCCCGTGCTGGGCTACGAAGCCAGCGCCAGCATTGCTAAGGAGGCACTGGCCACCGGCAAATCCGTGCACGACATCGCCGTGACCGAGCGCCAGCTGCTCACCCAGGCCAAATGGGACGAGATTTTCACGTTTGAGAACCTTATCCGGCCGGTGTTCATGCAGTAG
- a CDS encoding TolC family protein, producing the protein MKTTHTLPGPRWVPGLLALLGVALLPAGPVRAQTPAAPPALGTGPPAAPVPTSPWTLQAAVDYALAHNLNVRLNQLQAQSNGQVLRQSKAALLPTVNLNATQGWNYGTYVNPVTSQFQNATTRSNNFAGQAQLVLFQGFQLRNTIKRNVLDYEASLEDTEKSRNDLSLSVASQFLQLVLAQELVLANQTRVASDQAQIDRSNILLKAGSIPESTLLDSRSQLATDELNVITAQNQADLARLALLQLMNIDPAVAQGFTIEVPALPDPDQEAPYVVDLNQTFQIAAGTKPEIRAADLRVQSARRSTDIARGGYYPRLFLSGSLSTVFSSSQSTRIFTGDSTSAQSIPVFQNTPIGLVPTSFQVVTGKQPNFQTLPTRFFDQLGNNYGKAIQFGLQIPVLNGLQVRTGVQRALINERSAAVRAEQARLTLRQGIEQAYADARAAQLQYAAATRQVAALTLTQRNSEIRFNNGLLNGTEFNIAKNNLTFAVSNQLQSKYTFIFRRKVLEFYQGKPLTL; encoded by the coding sequence ATGAAAACTACACACACGCTCCCGGGGCCCCGTTGGGTACCGGGCCTCCTGGCGCTGTTGGGCGTGGCGCTGCTGCCAGCCGGGCCGGTACGGGCCCAAACGCCCGCCGCCCCGCCGGCCTTGGGCACGGGCCCCCCAGCCGCCCCCGTGCCCACGAGCCCCTGGACGCTGCAAGCCGCCGTGGACTACGCCCTGGCCCACAACCTGAACGTGCGTCTCAACCAACTCCAAGCCCAGAGCAACGGCCAAGTGCTGCGCCAGAGCAAAGCCGCCCTACTGCCGACCGTCAACCTGAACGCCACCCAGGGCTGGAACTACGGCACCTACGTGAACCCGGTGACCTCGCAGTTCCAAAACGCCACCACCCGCTCCAACAATTTTGCGGGGCAGGCGCAGCTGGTGCTGTTCCAGGGGTTTCAGCTGCGCAACACCATCAAGCGCAACGTGCTCGACTACGAGGCCAGCCTGGAGGACACCGAAAAATCGCGCAACGACCTGAGCCTCAGCGTAGCCTCGCAATTTTTGCAGCTGGTGCTGGCCCAGGAGCTGGTGCTCGCCAACCAGACGCGCGTGGCCAGCGACCAAGCCCAGATTGACCGCTCCAACATCCTGCTCAAGGCGGGCAGCATCCCCGAAAGCACGCTGCTCGACAGCCGCTCGCAGCTCGCCACCGACGAGCTGAACGTGATTACGGCCCAAAACCAGGCCGACCTGGCCCGCCTGGCCCTGCTCCAGTTGATGAACATCGACCCGGCCGTGGCCCAGGGCTTTACCATTGAAGTGCCCGCGCTGCCCGACCCCGACCAGGAGGCGCCCTACGTGGTGGACCTCAACCAGACGTTCCAGATTGCCGCCGGCACCAAGCCCGAAATCCGGGCGGCCGACCTGCGCGTGCAAAGCGCCCGCCGCAGCACCGACATTGCCCGCGGGGGGTACTACCCCCGGCTTTTTCTCAGCGGCTCGCTCTCTACGGTCTTCTCGTCGTCGCAGTCGACGCGCATCTTCACGGGCGATTCCACTAGCGCCCAATCAATTCCGGTGTTTCAAAACACCCCCATCGGGCTCGTGCCCACGTCTTTCCAAGTCGTCACCGGAAAACAACCCAACTTCCAGACGCTGCCGACGCGCTTTTTCGATCAGCTGGGCAACAACTACGGCAAAGCCATTCAGTTTGGCCTGCAAATTCCGGTGCTCAACGGCTTGCAGGTGCGCACGGGCGTGCAGCGGGCCCTCATCAACGAGCGGTCGGCCGCCGTGCGCGCTGAGCAGGCCCGCCTCACGTTGCGCCAGGGCATCGAGCAGGCCTACGCCGACGCCCGCGCCGCCCAGCTCCAATACGCCGCCGCCACGCGCCAGGTGGCAGCCCTCACGCTCACCCAGCGCAATTCGGAAATTCGCTTCAACAACGGCCTGCTCAACGGCACCGAATTCAACATTGCCAAAAACAACCTCACTTTCGCCGTTTCCAACCAACTGCAATCCAAGTACACCTTCATCTTCCGCCGCAAGGTGCTCGAATTTTACCAGGGCAAGCCGCTCACGTTGTAA
- a CDS encoding efflux RND transporter periplasmic adaptor subunit, which translates to MKNNRLLYILVALVVVLIGGFAVAKKQGWVGKPTGTEVLVENAGPANITEKVSASGKVQPETEVKISPDVSGEIIALYVQEGDSVKKGQLLLRIRPDNYQAQVNLQSAQVGTQRANVGQADARLQQLMATAKQTELTYRRNASLFKQKVISQSDYEASQAAYNASQEEINSARQAIRAAQSTVTAASASLEEARKNLNKTTIYAPVSGTVSKLNVKKGERVVGTTQMAGTEIMRIANLNNMEVRVSVNENEVTNVNLGDSAEVEVDAYASRNEKFRGIVTNIANTAKDALTAEAVTEFEVRIRLLPESYRHLVRVVRGQTIVPFRPGMTASVDVITERKAHVLSVPLFAVTTRSDSAVAKSEGPSGGGGGMGRAGGTATLVGPKTSPDKPAIQEVVFVVKDGRAVLTPVKTGITDSKNIEILGGLTAGTPVVTGPFRAVAKELKDGGRVVIKDAKTLSKEALAEPKP; encoded by the coding sequence ATGAAAAATAACCGTTTACTCTACATATTGGTGGCCCTGGTGGTCGTGTTGATTGGGGGCTTTGCCGTGGCCAAAAAACAGGGCTGGGTGGGCAAGCCCACCGGCACCGAGGTGCTCGTGGAAAACGCCGGCCCGGCCAACATTACCGAAAAAGTGAGTGCCTCGGGCAAGGTGCAGCCCGAAACGGAGGTGAAAATCTCGCCCGACGTGTCGGGGGAAATCATCGCGCTGTACGTGCAGGAGGGCGATTCCGTGAAGAAGGGCCAGCTGTTGCTGCGCATTCGCCCCGACAACTACCAGGCTCAGGTGAACCTGCAAAGTGCCCAGGTGGGTACCCAGCGCGCCAACGTGGGCCAGGCCGACGCCCGCTTGCAGCAGCTGATGGCCACCGCCAAGCAAACCGAACTGACGTATCGCCGCAACGCCTCGCTGTTCAAACAAAAAGTAATTTCGCAGTCCGACTACGAGGCCAGCCAGGCCGCCTACAACGCCTCGCAGGAGGAAATTAACTCGGCCCGCCAGGCCATCCGCGCCGCTCAAAGCACCGTTACGGCGGCCTCGGCCTCGCTGGAGGAAGCGCGCAAGAACCTGAACAAGACCACCATCTACGCCCCGGTGAGCGGCACGGTGAGCAAGCTCAACGTGAAGAAGGGCGAGCGGGTGGTGGGCACCACCCAAATGGCGGGCACCGAAATTATGCGCATCGCCAACCTCAACAACATGGAGGTGCGCGTGAGCGTGAACGAGAACGAGGTAACCAACGTGAACCTGGGTGACTCGGCCGAGGTGGAGGTGGACGCCTACGCCAGCCGTAACGAGAAGTTCCGGGGCATCGTCACCAATATCGCCAACACGGCCAAGGACGCGCTCACGGCCGAGGCCGTGACCGAGTTTGAGGTGCGCATCCGGCTGCTGCCCGAGAGCTACCGCCACCTCGTGCGCGTGGTGAGGGGCCAGACTATCGTGCCTTTCCGCCCGGGCATGACGGCCTCGGTCGACGTCATCACCGAGCGCAAGGCGCACGTGCTCAGCGTGCCGCTGTTTGCCGTCACCACTCGTTCCGACTCGGCCGTGGCCAAGTCCGAGGGCCCCAGCGGCGGCGGCGGCGGCATGGGCCGGGCCGGCGGCACGGCTACCCTGGTGGGCCCCAAAACCAGCCCCGACAAGCCTGCCATCCAGGAAGTGGTGTTCGTGGTGAAGGATGGCCGGGCGGTGCTCACGCCGGTGAAAACGGGTATCACTGACTCCAAGAACATTGAAATCCTGGGCGGCCTAACCGCCGGCACGCCCGTCGTCACGGGCCCCTTCCGGGCCGTGGCCAAGGAGCTGAAGGACGGCGGCCGGGTGGTCATCAAAGACGCCAAAACCCTGAGCAAGGAAGCCCTGGCCGAGCCCAAGCCGTAA
- a CDS encoding carbonic anhydrase, whose amino-acid sequence MISYETLFENNRQWIAQKTADNPAYFAELAKAQTPDYLYIGCSDSRVTAEELMGVGPGEVFVHRNIANLVNNIDLNVMSVINYAVKQLRVKHIIVCGHYNCGGVQAAMVPEDLGILNPWLRNIRDVYRQHAPELNAIADPQERYNRLVELNVREQCVNVIKTAVVQLAYLSDGYPVVHGWVFDLHTGSLIDLNIDFEGILKDIMDMYNLASHSPAGPPTA is encoded by the coding sequence ATGATTTCTTACGAAACACTCTTCGAAAACAACCGCCAGTGGATTGCGCAAAAAACCGCTGACAACCCAGCCTATTTCGCGGAATTGGCCAAAGCGCAAACCCCGGATTATCTCTACATCGGCTGTAGCGACAGCCGGGTGACGGCCGAAGAACTCATGGGGGTGGGCCCCGGCGAAGTGTTCGTACACCGCAACATTGCCAACCTGGTGAACAACATCGACCTCAACGTGATGTCCGTCATCAACTACGCGGTCAAGCAGTTGCGGGTGAAACACATCATTGTGTGCGGGCACTACAACTGCGGCGGCGTGCAAGCGGCCATGGTACCGGAAGACCTGGGCATCCTCAACCCGTGGCTGCGCAACATCCGGGACGTGTACCGGCAGCACGCCCCGGAGCTGAACGCCATTGCCGACCCGCAGGAGCGCTACAACCGGCTGGTGGAGCTGAACGTGCGCGAACAGTGCGTCAACGTCATCAAAACCGCTGTGGTGCAGTTGGCCTACCTGTCCGACGGGTACCCGGTGGTGCACGGCTGGGTGTTCGACCTCCACACGGGGAGCCTCATCGACTTGAACATCGACTTTGAAGGAATTTTGAAGGACATCATGGACATGTACAACCTGGCAAGCCACTCGCCCGCGGGCCCGCCTACTGCATGA
- a CDS encoding tryptophan 2,3-dioxygenase family protein, with amino-acid sequence MPADPLSSHEFSPAVLAQLRRLQSKYAADGQDLAAYLEGLYHADYVNYWDYIELDTLLSLQRPLTKLPDERIFIMYHQITELYFKLCLCEYEQLGALAAPTLGEVVLRVGRINRYFENLIDSFDVMVDGMDKQQFLAFRMALMPASGFQSVQYRLIEIASTALENLTDEEQRLALGQSPDHQQLFGCIYWKTGATVEATGAKALTLIEFERKYTAQLVAHAQAYQQRNVWAVVQRLPEAEQRHPRLVRALRQLDVSVNVNWPLVHFKSAVRYLQRDPIDVAATGGTNWRSYLPPKFQRRIFYPALWSAQELEDWGKSWVENVLAEVAPQSI; translated from the coding sequence ATGCCTGCCGACCCGCTTTCTTCCCACGAATTTTCGCCCGCTGTGCTGGCTCAGCTGCGCCGCTTGCAAAGCAAGTACGCCGCCGACGGCCAGGACCTGGCCGCCTACCTCGAAGGCCTCTACCACGCCGACTACGTCAACTACTGGGACTACATCGAGCTTGATACGCTGCTCTCGCTCCAGCGCCCACTCACGAAGCTGCCCGATGAGCGCATCTTCATCATGTACCACCAGATCACGGAGTTGTACTTCAAGCTCTGCCTCTGCGAGTACGAGCAGCTGGGGGCCCTGGCCGCGCCCACGCTGGGCGAAGTGGTGCTGCGCGTGGGCCGCATCAACCGCTACTTCGAGAACTTGATCGACTCATTCGACGTGATGGTGGACGGCATGGACAAGCAGCAGTTCCTGGCTTTTCGCATGGCCCTGATGCCGGCCTCGGGCTTCCAGAGCGTGCAGTACCGCCTGATTGAAATCGCCAGCACAGCCCTCGAAAACCTCACCGACGAGGAGCAGCGCCTGGCCCTAGGCCAAAGCCCCGACCACCAGCAACTCTTCGGCTGCATCTATTGGAAAACCGGGGCCACGGTGGAAGCAACCGGCGCCAAGGCCCTAACACTAATTGAGTTCGAGCGCAAGTACACGGCCCAGCTCGTGGCCCACGCCCAGGCCTACCAGCAGCGCAACGTGTGGGCCGTGGTGCAACGCCTGCCCGAAGCCGAGCAGCGCCACCCGCGCCTGGTGCGGGCCCTGCGCCAGCTCGACGTGAGCGTGAACGTGAACTGGCCGCTGGTGCACTTCAAGTCAGCCGTGCGCTACCTCCAGCGCGACCCCATCGACGTGGCGGCCACCGGCGGCACCAACTGGCGCAGCTACCTGCCGCCCAAGTTCCAGCGCCGCATCTTCTACCCCGCTCTCTGGAGCGCCCAGGAGCTGGAAGACTGGGGCAAAAGTTGGGTGGAAAACGTGCTGGCGGAGGTGGCGCCGCAGTCAATATGA
- a CDS encoding acyl-CoA synthetase, with product MKEYFQHFQRLARAGAYAGLGQQPVPKPEFFNWTAEIFEGLHVAAHPGKAALVLVGDEVGTPAQSFSYGELSGRANRLLNYWQAAGVGPGQAVLLMMPVVVELWLTYLASIKGGQVLVPVATILSVPDLVYRFGRLLPAVVMADAENAEKIDRAEQILGQCIGLKMLVGPTERPGWVSFGATDDQPADAAAAATRADDPLFLFFTSGTTGLPKVVVHTHFSYPVGHLSTAAWIGLRPDDVHCNVSQAGWAKFAWSSFFAPLSVGATLLVHRPAGKFAAGALLRVLAQQGVTTFCAPPTVLRLLILEDLAQHAFQFRECVSAGEPLNPEVIDAWRRGTGVLLRDGYGQTESTAMVYNLPGSTVRLGSMGRPSFMYDVVVANDEGVELPALAEGHIAVRMHPDRPNGIFKEYFGEPERAATVFRHGLYYTGDKAYRDADGYVWFVGRDDDVIKSSDYRVGPFEVESVLIEHPAVVEAAAVGSPHAIKGYEIKVFLMLRPGVEGSPALAAELFAFCREHLAPYKMPRILEFVPELPKTTSGKIRRVELRAQEAQHRQLGAARPHEHFYGKLASESSPT from the coding sequence ATGAAAGAGTATTTTCAGCATTTCCAGCGCCTGGCCCGGGCCGGCGCCTACGCCGGGCTAGGCCAGCAGCCCGTGCCCAAGCCGGAGTTTTTCAACTGGACCGCTGAGATTTTTGAGGGCCTGCACGTGGCCGCCCACCCTGGCAAGGCCGCCCTCGTGCTGGTGGGCGACGAGGTGGGGACCCCGGCCCAAAGCTTCAGCTATGGTGAGCTGAGTGGCCGCGCCAACCGCCTGCTCAACTACTGGCAGGCCGCTGGCGTGGGCCCCGGCCAGGCCGTGTTGCTGATGATGCCGGTGGTGGTCGAGCTTTGGCTCACCTACCTGGCCAGCATTAAGGGCGGACAGGTGCTGGTGCCGGTGGCTACTATTCTTTCGGTGCCCGACCTCGTGTATCGCTTCGGCCGCCTGCTGCCCGCCGTGGTGATGGCCGATGCCGAGAACGCCGAAAAGATCGACCGTGCCGAGCAGATTTTGGGCCAGTGTATTGGGTTGAAGATGCTGGTGGGCCCTACCGAGCGCCCCGGCTGGGTAAGCTTCGGGGCCACCGACGACCAGCCCGCGGACGCTGCCGCCGCCGCCACCCGCGCCGACGACCCGCTGTTTTTGTTCTTCACCTCGGGTACCACGGGCCTGCCCAAGGTGGTGGTGCACACCCACTTCTCGTACCCGGTGGGCCACCTGAGCACCGCCGCCTGGATTGGCCTGCGGCCCGACGACGTGCACTGCAACGTATCGCAGGCCGGCTGGGCCAAGTTTGCGTGGAGCAGCTTTTTCGCGCCCCTGAGCGTGGGGGCCACGCTGCTGGTGCACCGGCCAGCGGGCAAGTTTGCGGCCGGGGCCCTGCTGCGGGTGCTGGCCCAGCAGGGCGTCACCACGTTTTGCGCGCCGCCTACGGTGCTGCGCCTGTTGATTCTGGAAGACCTGGCGCAGCACGCGTTCCAATTCCGCGAGTGCGTGAGCGCCGGCGAACCGCTCAATCCGGAGGTCATCGACGCCTGGCGACGGGGCACTGGCGTGCTGCTGCGCGACGGCTACGGCCAAACCGAGAGTACCGCCATGGTGTATAACCTGCCCGGAAGTACGGTGCGACTGGGCTCGATGGGCCGGCCCTCGTTTATGTACGATGTGGTGGTGGCCAACGACGAAGGGGTGGAATTGCCGGCGCTGGCCGAGGGCCACATCGCCGTGCGGATGCACCCCGACCGGCCCAACGGCATCTTCAAGGAGTATTTCGGCGAGCCCGAGCGGGCGGCTACCGTGTTTCGCCACGGCCTGTACTACACCGGCGACAAGGCTTACCGCGACGCCGACGGCTACGTATGGTTCGTGGGCCGCGACGACGACGTGATTAAATCGAGCGACTACCGCGTGGGGCCTTTCGAGGTCGAAAGCGTGTTGATTGAGCACCCGGCCGTGGTGGAAGCCGCTGCCGTGGGCTCACCCCATGCCATCAAGGGCTATGAAATCAAAGTATTTCTGATGCTGCGCCCCGGCGTGGAGGGCTCGCCAGCCCTGGCGGCCGAGCTGTTCGCTTTTTGCCGCGAACACCTGGCCCCCTATAAAATGCCGCGCATCCTGGAGTTCGTGCCGGAGCTGCCCAAAACCACCAGCGGCAAAATCCGCCGCGTCGAGCTGCGTGCCCAGGAAGCCCAGCACCGCCAACTGGGAGCCGCGCGCCCGCACGAGCACTTCTACGGCAAACTGGCTTCCGAAAGCAGCCCAACCTAA
- a CDS encoding DUF2911 domain-containing protein yields the protein MQFRFFAPALGALLFVSAAVQAQNKMPEDKSKRPSPPATATAVVNGTTVTIDYSRPSLKGRKAFGGLEPYGKVWRTGANEATTFTVDKPVKIEGKTLPAGKYGLFTIPTATTWTVIFNKVPNQWGAFGYKVADDALRITVPAKKLAAPVEVFDIAVNKAGKVAMKWDNTEVAFTVK from the coding sequence ATGCAATTCCGTTTTTTCGCGCCGGCCCTGGGGGCCCTGCTGTTCGTTTCGGCCGCCGTCCAGGCGCAGAACAAGATGCCGGAGGATAAATCTAAGCGGCCCAGCCCGCCGGCCACTGCCACGGCCGTCGTGAACGGTACTACCGTCACCATCGATTACAGCCGCCCGTCGCTGAAGGGCCGCAAGGCGTTCGGCGGGCTGGAGCCCTACGGCAAGGTGTGGCGCACGGGTGCCAACGAGGCTACCACGTTTACGGTGGATAAGCCGGTGAAAATTGAGGGTAAAACGCTGCCCGCCGGCAAGTACGGCCTCTTCACCATTCCCACCGCCACTACCTGGACGGTCATTTTCAACAAGGTGCCCAACCAGTGGGGTGCCTTCGGTTACAAGGTCGCCGACGACGCGCTGCGCATAACCGTGCCCGCCAAAAAGCTCGCCGCCCCGGTCGAGGTATTCGACATCGCCGTCAACAAAGCCGGCAAAGTGGCCATGAAGTGGGACAACACCGAGGTCGCCTTCACCGTGAAGTAG
- a CDS encoding NAD(P)/FAD-dependent oxidoreductase: MKQELEILLPPEVAFDEFARYEAILRQAGLRPGEADFVHLLRRSIDARGRQPLVRLRAEVYRGAPPRELFGPWFQYPSVAGARRTVLIVGAGPAGLFTALRCIELGLRPIVLERGKDVRARRRDLAAINKEQTVDPDSNYCFGEGGAGTYSDGKLYTRATKRGDVGRVLRRLVQHGATPDILVDAHPHIGTNKLPDVVRALREAIADAGGEVRFGARVTDFILENNQLRGVVLADGAALTADATVLATGHSARDIYELLHRRGILIEAKPFALGVRVEHPQELIDRAQYRRPERGLLPAASYTLVQQTEVQGRQRGVFSFCMCPGGFIVPAATAPGEVVVNGMSPSRRDSRFANSGIVAAVELEDLDVAQYGALAGLRFQQALEQRACQAAGGTQRAPAQLLGDFLKKKPSAQLLETSYQPGLVSVQMDDVLGAPLAERLRQGFASFGRKIPGYATNAAQIVGVESRTSAPVRIPRDQHTLQHPVVRGLFPCGEGAGYAGGIVSAAMDGERVAEAIAALL, translated from the coding sequence GTGAAACAAGAACTGGAAATACTGCTGCCGCCCGAGGTGGCCTTTGACGAATTTGCCCGCTACGAGGCCATCCTGCGCCAGGCCGGCCTGCGGCCCGGCGAGGCCGATTTTGTGCACCTGCTGCGCCGCTCGATTGACGCGCGCGGCCGCCAGCCGCTGGTGCGCCTGCGGGCCGAGGTGTACCGCGGAGCCCCGCCGCGCGAGCTGTTCGGGCCCTGGTTTCAGTACCCGAGCGTGGCCGGGGCCCGGCGCACGGTGCTGATTGTGGGGGCCGGGCCGGCGGGGCTGTTTACCGCGCTGCGCTGCATCGAGCTGGGTTTGCGGCCCATCGTGCTGGAGCGCGGCAAGGACGTGCGCGCCCGCCGCCGCGACCTGGCCGCCATCAATAAGGAGCAAACCGTGGACCCTGACTCGAACTACTGCTTCGGCGAGGGCGGCGCGGGCACGTATTCCGACGGCAAGCTCTACACCCGCGCCACCAAGCGCGGCGACGTGGGCCGCGTGCTGCGCCGCCTGGTACAGCACGGCGCCACGCCCGATATCCTGGTCGACGCCCACCCCCACATCGGCACCAACAAGCTGCCCGACGTGGTGCGGGCCCTGCGCGAGGCCATTGCCGACGCCGGCGGCGAGGTGCGCTTCGGAGCCCGGGTGACGGATTTTATCCTGGAAAATAACCAGCTGCGCGGCGTAGTGCTGGCCGACGGCGCGGCCCTGACCGCCGACGCCACGGTGTTGGCCACCGGCCACTCGGCCCGCGATATTTACGAGCTGCTGCACCGGCGCGGGATACTGATTGAGGCCAAACCGTTTGCCCTGGGCGTGCGCGTGGAGCACCCGCAGGAGCTGATTGACCGCGCCCAGTACCGCCGGCCCGAACGCGGGCTGCTGCCGGCCGCCTCCTATACCCTGGTGCAGCAAACCGAGGTGCAGGGCCGCCAGCGGGGCGTGTTTTCGTTTTGCATGTGCCCGGGCGGCTTCATCGTACCCGCGGCCACGGCCCCCGGCGAGGTGGTGGTGAACGGCATGAGCCCCAGCCGCCGCGACTCGCGCTTCGCTAACTCGGGCATCGTGGCCGCCGTGGAGCTGGAGGACCTCGACGTGGCCCAGTACGGGGCCCTGGCCGGCCTACGCTTCCAGCAGGCGCTGGAGCAGCGCGCCTGCCAGGCGGCCGGCGGCACCCAGCGGGCCCCGGCCCAGCTGCTGGGCGACTTCCTGAAGAAAAAACCCTCCGCCCAGCTGCTCGAAACCTCGTACCAGCCCGGCCTGGTATCGGTGCAGATGGACGACGTGCTGGGGGCCCCGCTGGCCGAGCGCCTGCGCCAGGGCTTCGCCAGCTTCGGCCGTAAAATACCCGGCTACGCCACCAACGCCGCCCAAATCGTGGGCGTGGAAAGCCGCACCTCCGCCCCGGTGCGCATTCCGCGCGACCAGCACACCTTGCAGCACCCGGTGGTGCGGGGCCTGTTTCCGTGCGGCGAGGGTGCGGGCTACGCCGGCGGCATCGTGAGCGCCGCCATGGACGGCGAGCGGGTGGCCGAGGCCATTGCCGCGCTGCTGTAG